In Wolinella succinogenes DSM 1740, a single genomic region encodes these proteins:
- a CDS encoding sensor histidine kinase — protein sequence MSHKPTILVIDDTESNLDMLMAILKNYDVIPALSGKEALEIVKNEKIDLILLDIMMPEMDGYEVCRRLKSEEATRSIPIIFITAKTDEESIELGYSIGGIDYVTKPFKPRELLARAKTQLDLKGYQESLEAQVESEISQRLAQEKMLIQNAKLAEMGEMMGAIAHQWKQPISAISLFVMNLESEAEQGKLSLDSLREMVSKINHQLLFLSETIDDFRHFFKPDKERVLFDLKDEVKRVIDILAPQLLLHKIEVKCEIENHLLEGYKNEFKQVVLNLINNSKDAIIEHGIEGFIRLYSRIEGEFLALYVEDNGGGIAPEMLNQIFTPHHSTKGEAGTGIGLSLAKKIITEHHQGEISFSNTDQGALFRVALPKSYRLFKE from the coding sequence ATGAGCCACAAACCCACTATTTTAGTCATAGACGACACCGAATCCAATCTTGATATGCTGATGGCGATTCTTAAAAATTATGATGTGATTCCTGCTCTAAGCGGAAAAGAGGCGCTAGAGATCGTGAAAAATGAGAAAATTGATCTCATTTTGCTTGATATTATGATGCCCGAGATGGATGGGTATGAGGTTTGCCGGAGACTAAAGAGCGAGGAGGCGACCCGCTCTATCCCCATCATCTTCATCACCGCTAAGACCGATGAAGAGAGCATCGAGCTTGGCTACTCCATCGGGGGAATCGACTATGTCACCAAGCCCTTCAAACCACGCGAACTGCTCGCTAGAGCCAAAACACAGCTCGACCTCAAGGGCTACCAAGAGAGCTTGGAGGCCCAGGTGGAATCAGAAATCTCCCAGCGCCTCGCCCAAGAGAAAATGCTCATCCAAAACGCCAAACTCGCCGAGATGGGTGAGATGATGGGGGCTATCGCCCACCAGTGGAAGCAGCCCATTTCAGCCATCTCTCTCTTTGTGATGAATCTAGAGAGCGAGGCGGAGCAAGGGAAGCTCTCCCTTGATTCCCTACGAGAAATGGTGAGCAAGATCAACCACCAGCTTCTCTTCCTGTCTGAGACCATTGATGACTTTCGTCACTTTTTCAAGCCCGATAAAGAACGTGTGCTTTTTGACCTCAAAGATGAGGTGAAGCGAGTGATCGATATTCTCGCCCCCCAGCTACTTTTGCACAAGATCGAAGTGAAATGCGAGATAGAGAACCACCTCTTAGAGGGCTACAAAAATGAATTCAAACAGGTGGTGCTCAATCTCATCAACAACTCCAAAGACGCCATTATAGAGCATGGAATCGAAGGGTTTATTCGCCTCTACTCAAGAATCGAGGGAGAGTTTTTGGCGCTTTATGTGGAGGATAACGGGGGAGGAATCGCCCCTGAGATGCTGAATCAAATCTTCACCCCTCATCACAGCACCAAAGGCGAGGCGGGCACGGGGATTGGACTCTCGCTGGCTAAAAAGATCATCACCGAACATCACCAAGGGGAGATCAGCTTCAGCAACACCGACCAAGGAGCGCTTTTTAGAGTCGCCCTCCCCAAGAGCTATCGACTCTTTAAAGAGTAG
- a CDS encoding response regulator transcription factor, producing MKSLKRFNLLFLEDNETFARHMLELLSRFFAQVFHAKSMKGALELLEREKIHAILSDIRIEDGNALEFISKIRQQDTHIPITVLSAHKDEDFLLKAIPLGLGEYLIKPVEFEVLMASLGRMAEALDRLYGRVECFGENLGFYKEERVVIKGEERCPLTPSEARLLELLLAHRGRVLSKEQLEEWLYPEGVVSDSALKNLVLRLRKKIGQESIENIPQIGYKISK from the coding sequence ATGAAGTCACTAAAGAGATTCAATCTCCTCTTTTTGGAGGATAACGAGACCTTTGCTCGCCATATGCTAGAGCTCCTTTCGCGATTCTTTGCCCAAGTCTTTCATGCCAAAAGCATGAAGGGGGCGCTGGAGCTTTTGGAGCGGGAGAAGATTCATGCGATTCTTTCAGATATTCGCATAGAGGATGGCAATGCTCTAGAGTTCATCTCCAAGATTCGCCAGCAAGACACCCATATTCCCATCACGGTCTTAAGCGCGCACAAGGATGAGGATTTTCTTCTTAAGGCGATTCCTTTAGGGCTAGGAGAGTATCTCATCAAACCCGTGGAGTTTGAGGTGCTCATGGCCTCTTTGGGGCGGATGGCAGAGGCTTTGGATCGACTCTATGGCAGAGTAGAATGTTTCGGGGAGAATCTTGGTTTTTACAAAGAGGAGCGTGTGGTGATCAAGGGAGAGGAGAGATGCCCTCTCACTCCTAGCGAGGCGAGGCTTTTGGAGCTTCTCTTGGCTCACAGAGGGAGGGTGCTCTCCAAAGAACAGCTCGAAGAGTGGCTCTACCCTGAAGGGGTGGTGAGCGATTCGGCACTGAAGAATCTTGTGTTGCGTCTTCGTAAAAAAATCGGACAAGAATCGATAGAAAATATTCCTCAAATAGGCTACAAAATCTCCAAATAA
- a CDS encoding MarR family winged helix-turn-helix transcriptional regulator, which produces MNTYLKNSPGFWIGRIHHKLKNRMNQRLKPYDLTAEQRLILLRLFEFGEMTQQQLCQKTFTEPSNITLTLRRMESHGYVRKKPHPKDKRASLIEATPKALSIQNELERIGLEITDSLLLEVDPSEKETLLRVLQAMYQKMLQEEAIEEFSF; this is translated from the coding sequence ATGAACACTTATCTGAAAAACTCTCCGGGATTTTGGATCGGTCGTATCCACCACAAGCTAAAAAATCGTATGAATCAAAGGCTTAAACCCTATGATTTGACGGCGGAGCAGAGATTGATTCTTTTGCGGCTTTTTGAATTTGGCGAGATGACCCAGCAGCAACTTTGTCAAAAGACCTTCACGGAGCCCTCCAATATCACCCTCACGCTAAGGCGCATGGAGAGCCATGGCTATGTCCGCAAAAAGCCCCACCCCAAGGATAAGCGTGCCAGTCTCATCGAAGCCACGCCCAAGGCGCTCTCTATCCAAAACGAGCTGGAGCGTATCGGGTTAGAGATCACCGATTCTCTGCTTCTTGAGGTGGATCCAAGCGAGAAAGAGACGCTTCTTAGGGTGTTGCAGGCGATGTATCAAAAGATGCTCCAAGAAGAGGCGATTGAAGAGTTTTCGTTTTAA
- a CDS encoding sensor histidine kinase: MSAHEATILAVDDTEVNVDILMGILKNYDVIPALSGKEALEIVKNEKIDLILLDIMMPEMDGYEVCRRLKSEEATRSIPIIFITAKTTESDIKEGFERGAVDYVTKPFNPIELISRVDTHLELRSYQLRLEERITQEIQKSRLKDQVLYQQSKQAAIGELLMHIAHQWKQPLSELSSINLNHLSQIVLQEELSKEGLREDFKKTEQILKFMSDTVETFQEFYKPNTQNSFFDVMDAIHQAIGIIDATYHYHKITLTIENEGNPKAYGNPNQYAQAILNLLTNAKDALLHLPAQAPRRVVVHVASREGKSIVSVSDSGGGMSEETLEKLFTPFVSSRQGAGIGLYMSRGIIERLGGSLGAQNSAEGAQFVVTL, translated from the coding sequence ATGAGCGCTCATGAAGCGACTATCTTGGCGGTGGATGACACCGAGGTCAATGTCGATATCCTCATGGGAATCCTCAAAAATTATGATGTGATTCCTGCTCTAAGCGGAAAAGAGGCGCTAGAGATCGTGAAAAATGAGAAGATTGATCTCATTTTGCTGGATATTATGATGCCTGAGATGGATGGGTATGAGGTTTGCCGGAGACTAAAGAGCGAGGAGGCGACCCGCTCTATCCCCATTATCTTCATCACCGCCAAGACCACCGAGAGCGATATCAAAGAGGGTTTTGAGCGCGGGGCGGTGGATTATGTGACCAAGCCTTTCAACCCCATTGAGCTCATCTCTAGGGTGGACACCCATTTGGAGCTTCGTAGCTATCAGCTACGCCTAGAGGAGAGGATTACCCAGGAGATCCAAAAGAGCCGTCTTAAAGATCAGGTGCTCTATCAACAATCCAAACAGGCGGCCATTGGTGAGCTGCTCATGCATATTGCCCACCAGTGGAAGCAACCCCTCTCTGAGCTTAGCTCCATCAATCTCAATCACCTCTCTCAAATCGTTCTCCAAGAGGAGCTCTCCAAAGAGGGTCTGCGCGAGGATTTCAAGAAGACCGAACAGATTTTGAAATTCATGTCTGATACAGTGGAGACTTTTCAAGAGTTCTACAAGCCAAACACCCAAAACAGCTTTTTTGATGTGATGGATGCGATCCATCAAGCCATCGGAATCATTGATGCCACCTATCACTATCATAAGATCACCCTCACCATCGAAAACGAGGGCAATCCCAAGGCCTATGGCAACCCCAATCAATACGCCCAAGCGATTCTCAATCTCCTCACCAATGCTAAAGATGCGCTTCTTCATCTTCCCGCTCAAGCGCCTAGACGCGTGGTCGTCCATGTCGCTTCTAGAGAGGGGAAATCGATCGTGAGCGTGAGCGATAGCGGCGGGGGGATGAGCGAAGAGACACTAGAGAAGCTCTTCACCCCCTTTGTCTCTTCACGCCAAGGAGCGGGGATTGGGCTCTATATGTCTAGGGGAATCATCGAGCGGCTCGGAGGGAGTCTTGGCGCTCAAAATAGCGCCGAGGGCGCCCAGTTTGTCGTGACACTTTAA
- a CDS encoding NfeD family protein: protein MWVFIVGVILLGLELLVGGFYLLWYGLGLALSGGIGWMLGSQAWMAQAIIGLLIGLGLMILFQKRFSQGAKVIKDEFLLQEGEGIVQEGGMVEFRGTLWRYDSPKGESFEAGERVKVVPGEGNWVKIAKKD from the coding sequence GTGTGGGTTTTTATCGTTGGGGTGATCCTCTTGGGGTTAGAGCTCCTTGTGGGGGGATTCTATCTCTTGTGGTATGGCTTGGGGTTGGCGCTAAGCGGAGGGATTGGCTGGATGCTTGGGTCACAAGCATGGATGGCGCAAGCCATCATTGGGCTATTGATCGGACTTGGGCTCATGATTCTTTTTCAGAAGCGATTCTCCCAAGGAGCCAAGGTGATCAAGGATGAGTTTTTACTCCAAGAGGGGGAAGGAATCGTGCAAGAGGGCGGGATGGTCGAATTCCGCGGGACTTTGTGGCGATACGATTCTCCTAAAGGAGAGAGCTTTGAGGCAGGTGAGCGGGTGAAGGTGGTTCCTGGCGAGGGGAACTGGGTCAAAATCGCCAAAAAGGATTAG
- a CDS encoding EAL domain-containing protein has protein sequence MHDWVKQGVLLATRLSEWSLLKAVRQGLMYSLPLVLIGAICTLLLNFPLLESFKGVSLPWGGLWGDILRGIRHGTLSIISLTVLIGVSHAIFSSDKSLESSSHIAAILVVLGSYLLFIGSDSSEWLTLLSNQGLFLSINFALLVSYLFLWLYRHRLIRFRLYTHNPDDLFHGMLKLIEPAFWVFVIVALLKALGGSYLSGEVNLAPVSDFLSGLPFYLAGVLYQMGVSIFWFGGFHGNNLLEPVMLEVFGAFRAMNQELISLGGLPEWILTREFFEVFVHVGGTGATLSLLIALWLKGSRGGTAHLAKLSLLPALFNINELLIFGLPIIFNPFFLIPFLLAPLLFLSTSYLAMEMGWVPLVTHEVSWTTPIFIGGYIATGSLAGSILQGVNLILGFFLYLPFVVAYERYRHQSSEGVLHALAIEVSEGRIDQSVSILSLKDERGALSRELVGDLSSALLRRSSELFVLFQPQVAYDGRVVGAEALFRWRHEREGMIPPPLGIRLAEEAGLMDGLGSFIIESGFKEKAKWEREGKGDLWLSLNLSVAQIENPQLPQEIERLAREQGIDLKGVKFELTETAAFTQTQEICEGLMAIKALGARLAIDDFGMGASSLFYIKEFGVEIIKLDRVLVEDILSDANSRGIVASVATLCKELHLSLIAEFVENAEQVEILHKLGCSLFQGYHFAPPLSSQAFDDFLSQRATL, from the coding sequence GTGCATGATTGGGTGAAACAGGGAGTCTTGCTTGCCACGAGACTTTCGGAGTGGTCTCTGCTAAAAGCGGTACGACAAGGGCTCATGTATAGTCTTCCATTGGTTCTTATCGGGGCGATTTGCACCTTGCTGCTCAATTTCCCCCTGTTGGAATCTTTCAAAGGGGTGAGTCTCCCATGGGGCGGATTGTGGGGCGATATCCTTAGGGGGATTCGTCATGGCACGCTCTCCATTATCTCGCTGACGGTGCTCATCGGGGTCTCGCATGCGATCTTCTCCTCGGATAAAAGCCTCGAATCCTCTAGCCACATCGCCGCGATTTTGGTGGTGCTGGGGAGCTATCTGCTCTTTATTGGGAGCGATTCCTCGGAGTGGCTCACGCTCCTTAGCAATCAGGGACTCTTTCTCTCCATCAATTTTGCTCTCCTCGTCAGCTATCTATTTCTATGGCTCTACCGCCATCGCCTGATTCGATTCCGACTCTACACCCACAACCCCGATGATCTATTCCATGGGATGCTCAAACTCATTGAGCCCGCTTTTTGGGTCTTTGTCATAGTGGCGCTATTGAAGGCGCTTGGGGGGAGCTACCTCTCAGGCGAGGTGAATCTTGCCCCCGTGTCGGACTTTTTGAGCGGACTGCCCTTCTATTTGGCGGGAGTTTTGTATCAGATGGGGGTATCAATCTTTTGGTTTGGCGGATTCCATGGGAACAATCTCTTGGAGCCTGTGATGCTGGAGGTTTTTGGGGCATTTAGGGCGATGAATCAAGAGCTGATCTCTCTAGGAGGATTGCCTGAGTGGATTTTGACGCGAGAGTTTTTTGAGGTCTTTGTCCATGTGGGGGGCACAGGCGCTACGCTCTCTCTGCTCATCGCACTTTGGCTCAAAGGAAGTCGAGGCGGGACGGCACATTTGGCCAAGCTCTCGCTTCTTCCTGCGCTCTTTAACATCAACGAGCTTTTAATTTTTGGGCTTCCCATCATCTTCAACCCCTTTTTCTTGATTCCCTTTCTACTTGCCCCCTTGCTCTTTCTCTCCACCTCCTATTTGGCGATGGAGATGGGGTGGGTGCCGCTTGTTACCCATGAGGTGAGTTGGACGACTCCTATTTTTATTGGAGGCTACATCGCGACAGGCTCTTTGGCAGGATCAATTCTGCAGGGAGTCAATTTGATTTTAGGGTTTTTTCTCTATCTCCCTTTTGTGGTGGCGTATGAACGCTATCGTCATCAGAGCAGCGAAGGGGTTCTGCACGCACTGGCGATAGAGGTGAGCGAGGGGAGAATCGATCAAAGCGTCTCGATTCTTTCCCTTAAAGATGAGCGAGGAGCCCTCTCTAGGGAGTTGGTGGGTGATCTATCCAGCGCTCTCTTGAGGCGCTCTTCAGAGCTTTTTGTGCTCTTTCAACCTCAGGTTGCCTATGACGGAAGGGTCGTGGGGGCGGAGGCGCTTTTTCGCTGGAGGCATGAGCGAGAAGGGATGATTCCGCCTCCTCTTGGAATTCGCTTGGCCGAAGAGGCGGGGCTCATGGATGGGTTAGGGAGCTTTATCATCGAATCGGGCTTTAAGGAGAAGGCGAAGTGGGAGAGAGAGGGAAAGGGGGACCTTTGGCTCTCGCTCAACCTCTCCGTGGCGCAGATTGAGAATCCTCAGCTTCCCCAAGAGATCGAGCGCTTAGCAAGAGAGCAGGGGATTGATCTTAAGGGGGTGAAGTTTGAGCTGACCGAGACGGCGGCCTTCACCCAGACCCAAGAGATTTGCGAGGGGCTCATGGCGATCAAAGCGCTTGGAGCGAGGCTGGCGATTGATGATTTTGGGATGGGGGCGAGCTCGCTCTTTTATATCAAAGAGTTTGGCGTGGAGATCATCAAGCTCGATAGGGTGCTTGTGGAAGATATATTAAGCGATGCCAACTCTAGAGGAATCGTCGCTTCAGTCGCCACGCTCTGCAAAGAGCTCCACCTCTCGCTTATCGCGGAGTTTGTGGAGAACGCTGAGCAGGTGGAGATCCTACATAAGCTTGGATGTTCCCTCTTTCAAGGGTATCACTTTGCCCCTCCGCTCTCTTCCCAAGCCTTTGATGATTTCCTCTCTCAGAGAGCTACTCTTTAA
- a CDS encoding ABC transporter substrate-binding protein, whose translation MKKLFALVTLLLLGLTLHASTQKLSLRLQWKHQFEFAGFYTAIEKGYYQEAGLEVELKEYENGVNIIQEVLEGKSHFGIWGSGIIKEQMEGKPILLLANYFKRSPLAIVTSPEIKSPGDLKGKRLMLSEVNIDSANFTHMLQGFGLSMKDIQILSTSFNIHDFIDGKVDAYSIFLTNELFDLQRLGVRYNILDPSNYGVELYDENLFGAKEFVLKNPTLVKRFIDASNRGWQYALDHPEEIVDLILERYNTQNKTKEQLLFEARETAKMVLSRSYPIGSIDPHKVRKIGEIFAEARLAPPAKDYASFLFGQIRTSLDLTEAERAYILMRPTLRVQNESDFAPMNYHSDGGQPAGFSIDYIKLLASKVGLKVEYVSGPTWSEFLQMMRDGRLDAMVNIAKSPEREEYLLFTSPYSEIISAVFTKDSRAQEFSSLNDLKGKKLAVVKGFFEEALLKKHYPEIEMVFAEDTLSALKMVAFGKADAAINSLQVGNFLIKKSGLSGMAPAFEVQDPQFRVNLHVATSSSNSTLRNLLEKAKEQVSDSELLLLTSKWFLQGNAPDKEKRITLSEKERAYLKARSTPFTLCVDPLWMPFEKLDSKGNYEGIAADLLKIVFERTGVEAKVLQTKDWVETLNAVKSGQCDILSFSNQTPAREEWLLFSDPLFQDPNVFITHADHPFITNPKSLEGKTIVLPKGTSIEEWVRRDYPWLKLILVETEEEVFKALLERKADLSIRSLTVAAYTIKKEGLFSLKIAGQLPEKDNHFRMGIKPKEPILRDILNQGIHTLTPEEIDRIANKFVSVNIQKGFDYSLLWKILIGMAGIFVGFFYWNRKLTEYNKALQAAKEKAEAATQEKSNFLANMSHEIRTPMNAIIGMTYLAQQTDLTPLQRDYLQKIEGSANALLGLINDILDFSKIEAGKLEIECIDFDLHSVIEHVSTLVELKATEKNLEFVVSYDQGMNMNLHGDPLRLGQILTNLANNAIKFTHEGEVGIYITKQELHRYRFEVRDTGIGLSPGQKEKLFRSFSQADTSTTRQYGGTGLGLAISKQLVEMMNGRIWVESEEGKGSSFIFEIELNEQENAPKESKAFSHKHVLIVDDTPSWQKILARLLKGFHIEVSVASSGEEALRLIKEQPGFYDLILMDWKMPQMDGIETTKLIKESCETPPPTIIMVSSYRQENIVNAAKEQGINVFLQKPINPSLLYNVLLEILGEGIKQSGVQKADSHSLKNELTTRAGSQILLVEDNAMNREIIMGMLQPFGIRIDIAQNGQEAVTLYQENPKRYELILMDIQMPVMDGYEATKILRAQGANLPIIALTANAMKSDIERTKAAGMDEHLNKPIVVEKLFGTLLAHLTPKCAPQENPSLAPQELQSSTLPTLVHTDTLKGIAHLAGDEALYRKLLRDFIEHYENLEIEPASQEGARILHTLKGLSANLGMDELSRLAKECEENPSLTSLASLTQALSQALQELKESGILSDSTPLIPQIAAPEGRVEEIWSELGSLLPKRRPPLCKPLLEELEGYALNERDRALFERLKPLVERYKFSEALKILEERLS comes from the coding sequence ATGAAAAAACTCTTCGCCCTTGTGACCCTACTGCTCCTAGGCCTCACCCTCCATGCCTCTACCCAAAAGCTCTCCCTTCGCCTCCAGTGGAAACACCAATTTGAATTTGCCGGATTCTACACAGCCATCGAGAAGGGCTATTACCAAGAGGCGGGTTTAGAGGTGGAGCTTAAAGAGTATGAGAATGGAGTGAACATCATCCAAGAGGTTTTAGAGGGAAAGAGCCACTTTGGAATCTGGGGCTCAGGAATCATCAAAGAGCAGATGGAGGGCAAGCCTATCTTGCTCCTAGCCAACTACTTCAAGCGCTCACCCCTAGCCATCGTCACCTCCCCTGAGATCAAAAGTCCAGGCGATCTCAAAGGTAAACGCCTTATGCTCTCTGAGGTCAATATCGATAGCGCCAACTTCACCCATATGCTTCAAGGCTTTGGGCTGAGCATGAAAGATATTCAGATTCTCTCCACCAGCTTTAACATCCACGATTTCATCGATGGCAAGGTCGATGCCTACTCCATCTTTCTCACAAATGAGCTCTTTGATCTTCAGCGCCTTGGTGTGCGCTACAACATCCTTGATCCCAGCAACTACGGCGTAGAGCTCTATGATGAGAATCTCTTTGGCGCTAAAGAGTTTGTCCTCAAAAATCCCACTCTTGTAAAGCGCTTCATTGATGCGAGTAACCGAGGCTGGCAGTATGCGCTTGATCATCCCGAAGAGATCGTTGATCTTATTCTAGAGCGCTACAACACCCAAAACAAGACCAAAGAACAGCTCCTTTTTGAGGCGCGCGAGACCGCTAAGATGGTGCTCTCTAGAAGCTACCCTATCGGAAGCATCGATCCTCACAAGGTGCGAAAAATCGGTGAAATTTTTGCCGAGGCGAGACTCGCTCCCCCTGCTAAAGATTACGCAAGCTTTCTTTTTGGGCAGATTCGAACCTCTTTAGACCTTACCGAAGCTGAGCGTGCCTACATTTTGATGCGCCCCACCCTTCGCGTCCAAAACGAGAGTGATTTTGCCCCGATGAACTATCATAGCGATGGGGGCCAGCCCGCAGGATTCTCTATTGACTACATCAAACTCCTCGCCTCCAAGGTGGGTCTCAAGGTCGAATATGTGAGCGGCCCGACATGGAGTGAATTTCTTCAGATGATGCGCGATGGGCGACTGGATGCCATGGTCAATATCGCCAAAAGCCCCGAGAGGGAGGAGTATCTTCTCTTCACCTCGCCCTACTCCGAGATCATCAGTGCGGTTTTTACCAAGGATTCTCGCGCTCAAGAGTTTAGCTCTTTAAATGATCTTAAAGGCAAAAAGCTCGCTGTAGTGAAGGGCTTTTTTGAAGAGGCCCTTTTAAAGAAGCACTATCCAGAGATTGAGATGGTCTTTGCCGAAGACACCCTCTCCGCTCTTAAAATGGTCGCTTTTGGCAAGGCTGATGCCGCGATCAACTCGCTTCAAGTGGGGAATTTCTTGATCAAAAAATCGGGTCTAAGCGGAATGGCGCCCGCTTTTGAAGTGCAAGACCCTCAATTTCGTGTCAATCTCCATGTCGCCACCTCCAGCTCCAATTCTACCCTCCGCAACCTCCTAGAGAAAGCCAAGGAGCAGGTGAGCGATAGCGAACTCCTTCTTCTTACAAGCAAATGGTTCCTCCAAGGAAACGCCCCCGACAAGGAGAAACGCATCACCCTAAGCGAAAAAGAGCGCGCCTACTTAAAGGCTCGCTCCACCCCCTTCACGCTCTGCGTCGATCCCCTCTGGATGCCCTTTGAGAAGCTCGATTCCAAGGGTAATTACGAAGGAATCGCCGCGGATTTGCTCAAAATTGTTTTTGAGCGCACAGGAGTGGAGGCCAAAGTGCTCCAAACCAAGGATTGGGTCGAAACCTTAAACGCGGTCAAAAGTGGTCAGTGCGATATTTTGAGCTTCTCCAATCAAACCCCCGCTAGAGAGGAGTGGCTACTCTTTAGCGATCCTCTTTTTCAAGACCCCAATGTCTTCATCACGCACGCCGATCACCCCTTTATCACCAATCCAAAGAGCCTAGAGGGCAAAACCATCGTCCTGCCCAAAGGCACCTCCATCGAGGAGTGGGTGAGACGAGACTATCCTTGGCTTAAACTTATACTCGTAGAGACCGAGGAGGAGGTGTTTAAAGCACTTCTAGAACGCAAGGCCGATCTCTCGATTCGCTCCCTCACGGTGGCGGCCTATACGATCAAAAAAGAGGGTCTCTTTAGCCTTAAAATCGCTGGCCAACTCCCCGAAAAGGATAACCACTTCCGCATGGGAATCAAGCCAAAAGAGCCTATCTTGCGGGATATTCTCAACCAAGGAATTCACACCCTCACCCCTGAAGAGATTGATCGAATCGCCAATAAATTTGTCTCTGTCAATATCCAAAAAGGATTTGACTACTCCCTCCTTTGGAAGATTCTCATTGGGATGGCGGGAATCTTTGTGGGATTTTTCTATTGGAATCGCAAACTCACCGAATACAACAAAGCCCTCCAAGCTGCCAAAGAAAAGGCTGAAGCCGCCACACAAGAGAAGTCCAACTTCTTAGCCAACATGAGCCATGAGATTCGCACCCCCATGAACGCCATCATCGGAATGACCTATCTCGCCCAGCAGACCGACCTCACTCCTTTGCAGCGCGACTATCTCCAAAAGATCGAGGGCTCAGCCAACGCGCTCCTAGGGCTCATCAATGACATTTTAGACTTCTCCAAAATCGAAGCAGGAAAGCTAGAGATTGAGTGCATCGATTTTGACCTGCATAGTGTGATTGAGCATGTGAGCACGCTGGTTGAGCTCAAAGCCACCGAGAAGAATCTCGAATTTGTCGTCTCTTATGATCAAGGGATGAATATGAATCTTCATGGTGATCCTCTGCGTCTAGGGCAGATTCTCACCAATCTCGCCAACAACGCCATCAAATTCACCCATGAGGGCGAAGTGGGAATCTACATCACCAAACAAGAGCTCCATCGCTATCGATTCGAGGTGAGGGACACGGGTATTGGACTGAGTCCTGGGCAAAAAGAGAAACTCTTCCGCTCCTTCTCGCAAGCCGACACCAGCACCACACGCCAATATGGCGGCACGGGGCTTGGGCTTGCCATCTCCAAGCAGCTTGTGGAGATGATGAATGGCCGCATTTGGGTGGAGAGCGAAGAGGGCAAGGGGAGTAGCTTTATCTTTGAGATTGAACTCAACGAGCAGGAGAACGCCCCCAAAGAATCCAAAGCCTTCTCCCACAAACATGTCCTTATCGTGGATGACACCCCCTCATGGCAGAAGATTCTCGCTCGATTGCTCAAAGGATTCCATATCGAGGTGAGCGTGGCTAGCAGTGGCGAAGAGGCGCTTAGACTCATCAAAGAACAGCCGGGGTTTTATGACCTCATCTTGATGGATTGGAAGATGCCCCAAATGGATGGAATCGAGACCACCAAATTAATCAAAGAGAGCTGCGAGACCCCACCCCCCACCATCATCATGGTGAGTAGCTATCGCCAAGAGAACATCGTGAATGCCGCCAAAGAGCAAGGAATCAATGTCTTTTTGCAAAAGCCCATCAACCCCTCGCTCCTCTACAATGTTCTTTTGGAGATTTTGGGTGAGGGAATCAAGCAAAGCGGCGTGCAAAAAGCCGATTCCCACTCGCTCAAAAATGAGCTTACCACGCGAGCGGGCAGCCAGATTCTGCTTGTGGAGGATAATGCAATGAATCGCGAGATCATCATGGGGATGCTCCAGCCCTTTGGAATTAGAATCGATATCGCCCAAAATGGTCAAGAGGCGGTGACGCTCTACCAGGAGAATCCCAAGCGCTACGAGCTCATCCTCATGGATATTCAGATGCCCGTGATGGATGGCTACGAGGCGACCAAGATTCTCCGCGCCCAAGGGGCGAATCTCCCCATCATCGCCCTCACCGCCAACGCGATGAAAAGCGATATTGAGCGCACCAAAGCCGCAGGCATGGATGAGCACCTCAACAAACCCATCGTGGTGGAGAAGCTCTTTGGAACGCTTCTTGCCCACCTCACTCCCAAATGCGCGCCCCAAGAGAATCCCTCTCTCGCCCCCCAAGAGCTTCAAAGCTCCACTCTACCGACACTCGTTCACACCGATACCCTCAAAGGTATCGCTCATCTTGCAGGCGATGAGGCACTCTATCGCAAACTCCTCAGGGATTTCATCGAGCATTATGAAAACCTAGAGATAGAGCCTGCAAGCCAAGAAGGAGCACGAATCCTTCACACGCTCAAAGGGTTGAGCGCCAATTTGGGCATGGATGAACTCTCTAGGCTCGCCAAAGAGTGCGAAGAGAATCCCTCTCTCACCTCTCTCGCCTCTCTAACCCAAGCCCTGAGCCAAGCCCTCCAAGAGCTGAAAGAGAGCGGGATATTGAGCGATTCCACCCCTTTGATTCCTCAAATAGCCGCTCCAGAGGGAAGAGTGGAAGAGATTTGGAGTGAGCTTGGCTCGCTCCTCCCCAAGCGCCGTCCGCCTCTATGCAAACCCCTTTTAGAGGAGCTAGAGGGCTATGCGCTCAATGAAAGGGACCGAGCGCTTTTTGAACGCCTCAAACCTTTAGTAGAGCGATATAAATTCAGTGAGGCGTTAAAGATTTTAGAGGAGAGACTATCATGA